A genome region from Bradyrhizobium commune includes the following:
- a CDS encoding class I SAM-dependent methyltransferase, producing the protein MEQLESISGYTFDDAELDVSHDILLPCLLAVIDERGGKGTRVMDLGCGNGSVTELLHRRGHSVVGVDPSESGIRYAQQKYPHLQIDRGSAYDPIAEKYGQFDFVVSLEVVEHLYNPRKFAATVHSLLKPGGTAIISTPYHGYWKNLTMAVTGRLDHHFTALWDHGHIKFWSYKTLRMLLEEAGLRDVEFHRVGRIPPLAKSMLAVARK; encoded by the coding sequence ATGGAACAGCTCGAATCGATCTCTGGATATACCTTTGACGATGCGGAGCTGGACGTATCGCACGACATTCTCTTGCCGTGCCTGCTTGCCGTCATCGACGAGCGCGGCGGCAAGGGAACCCGCGTTATGGATCTCGGCTGCGGCAACGGATCGGTCACTGAGCTGCTGCATCGCCGCGGTCATTCGGTCGTCGGCGTCGACCCCTCCGAATCCGGCATCCGGTACGCGCAACAGAAATATCCGCATCTCCAGATCGACCGTGGCTCGGCCTACGATCCCATCGCCGAAAAATATGGCCAGTTCGACTTCGTCGTCAGCCTCGAAGTCGTCGAGCACCTCTATAATCCACGCAAATTCGCCGCCACCGTGCATAGTCTGCTCAAGCCGGGCGGCACCGCGATCATCAGCACGCCCTATCACGGCTACTGGAAAAATCTGACGATGGCTGTCACGGGCCGGCTGGACCATCATTTCACGGCGCTGTGGGATCACGGGCACATCAAGTTCTGGTCGTACAAGACACTTCGTATGCTGCTCGAGGAAGCCGGTCTCCGCGACGTTGAATTCCACCGTGTCGGGCGGATACCACCGCTGGCCAAATCGATGCTCGCCGTCGCCCGGAAATAG